The Salmo trutta unplaced genomic scaffold, fSalTru1.1, whole genome shotgun sequence sequence tgatactcccactacgacgccctaggtcagtgatactcccactacgacgccctaggtcagtgatactccactacgacgccctaggtcagtgatactccactactacgacgccctaggtcagtgatactccactacttacgccctaggtcagtgatactccactacgacgccctaggtcagtgatactccactacgacgccctaggtcagtgatactcccactacgacgccctaggtcagtgatactccactacttacgccctaggtcagtgatactccactacttacgccctaggtcagtgatactccactacgacgccctaggtcagtgatactccactacgacgccctaggtcagtgatactccactacgacgccctaggtcagtgatactccactacgacgccctaggtcagtgatactcccactacgacgccctaggtcagtgatactccactacaacgccctaggtcagtgatactccactacttacgccctaggtcagtgatactccactacttacgccctaggtcagtgatactccCACTACaacgccctaggtcagtgatactcAAATGGTGGCTCGTGGGCCACATCCGTTTAAAAATAGTTTTGAAGTAGTTTAAAACAAACAACTAAAAGCAGATAGTAGGTATGTGGaaattatacagtgccttcagaaagtgttcatgccccttgacttcttccacattttgtttttacagcctgaattaaaatacacacaatactccataatgaaagTGAAAacgttttgacatttttgcaaatgtattgaaaattaaaactcttagaaatatctaatttgcataagtattcaaatCCCTGAGTCAAttctttgtagaagcacctttggcagtgattacagctgtgagtctttctgggtaaatctctaagagctttgcacattattatttttataattctttttaaaaaaaactgtCAAATTGACTGACCATtgatagacagccattttcaagtcttgccatagattttcaagccgatttaagttaAAATGGTAACTATCCACTCAGGAACagtcaatgtcttcttggtaagcaactccagtgtatatttggactTGTTTaggtgttttaggttattgtcctgctgaaaggtgaatttgtctcccagtgtctgttggaaagcagactgaaccaggttttcctctaggattttgcctgtgtttatagctgtattccgtttctttttatcctaaaaaattCCCTTGTCATTGTCaatgacaaacatacccataacatgatgcagccaccaccatgcttgaaaatatgaagagtggtactccgtgatgtgttgtgttggatttgccctaaacgtaacactttctattcaggactttgtttttcagtattacttaagtgccttgttgcaaacaggatgcatgttttggaatacaggcttccttttcactctgtcatttacgttagtattgtggaataactacaatgttgttaatccatccttAGTTCTCATATCACAACTATTATACTCTAACTAtttcaaagtcaccattggcatcatgatgaaatccctgagcggtttccttcctctccggcaactgagttaggaaggatgcctgaatctttgtagtgactgggtgtatcgaTTCATCatgcaaagtgtaattaataacttcaccatgctcaaaggaatattcaatttCATTGAAAAAACTTCcccggtctttgtggttgaatctgtgcttgaaatgtattactcgattgagggaccttacaaataattgtatgtggggtacagacgtggggtagtcattcaaaaattatcttaaccactattattgaacatggaatgagtccatgcaacttattatgtgatttgtttagCACATTGTTACTCCAGTACTTATTTCAGCTTgccttaacaaaggggttgattacttattgactcaagacatttcagctttaaaagaatttctccaaaaatgtctaaactaaATTCCACAGTGACACAAAATGTAATCCATATtgcattcaggctgtaacacaataaaatgtgggaaaagtaaaggggtgtgaacagtACTTGctgtaagtaaaaatactttcaagtactacttaagtctgttttttttgtatctgtactttacttattcatttttttttttttactacttttacttcaccagattcctaaagaaaataatgttgtttttatcccatacattttccctgacacctgacagtactagttacattttgaattcttAGCAGGATATGACAAgtgtccaattcacacatttatcaagataacatcccttgtcctccctactgcctctgatctggtggactcactaaacacaaatgctctgtttgtaaatggtgtctgagtgttggagtgtgctcctggttatctgtaaatggtgtctgagtgttggagtgtgctcctggttatctgtaaatggtgtctgagtgttggagtgtgctcctggttatctgtaaatggtgtctgagtgttggagtgtgctcctggttatctgtaaatggtgtctgagtgttggagtgtgctcctggttatctgtaaatggtgtctgagtgttggagtgtgctcctggttatctgtaaatggtgtctgagtgttggagtgtgctcctggttatctgtaaatggtgtctgagtgttggagtgtgctcctggttatctgtaaatggtgtctgagtgttggagtgtgctcctggttatctgtaaatggtgtctgagtgttggagtgtgctcctggttatctgtaaatggtgtctgagtgttggagtgtgctcctggttatctgtaaatggtgtctgagtgttggagtgtgctcctggttatctgtaaatggtgtctgagtgttggagtgtgctcctggttatctgtaaatggtgtctgagtgttggagtgtgcccctggctttctgtaaataaataaaaacaagaaaatgatgtcatctggtttgcttaatataaggaatttgaagtcatttatacttttgatatttaagtacatttaaaaccaaatactgtcagacttttactcaagtactattttactAGGTGCCTTTaatttgagtaattttctattaatgtatctttacttttacacaagtatgacaattgggtactttttccaccactcggtgtgaatactttctgaaggcactgtaagttttTAAATGTAGGTTGATAATATCCATACAGACACTTTTTCCAGAGAGACAGATCCCTGTAGCCCTGGCCTCTTGTTATGTTCCAGAAGTGGACTAACCTCTCTTGGTAATCTTTCAGTCTCCCTGCCTCTGCCTCTAGGTTTCCACTGGCCCCTGGGGGAGACCCTGTGTCGGCTCACCGCCCTTCTGTTCTACGTCAACACCTACGCAGGAGTCAACTTCATGACCTGCCTGGCCGTAGACCGCTTCGTAGCCGTGGTTCTCCCTCTACGTTACACCAGGTTCTGCCGGGCCCGGACCGTCCGCTACGTCTGCGTAGGGGTGTGGGTTCTAGTCCTGGTCCAGACGTTACCCCTCCTCTCCGTGACCATGACCCGGGCCGAGCCGGACGGGACCACCACCTGCATGGAGTACCCCAACTTTGAGAACGGGGCCGTGGAGGGCCTCCCCTACGTCCTCATTGGAGCCGTCGTCATGGGATACGGCGTTCCCGTTGCTACCATCCTGTGTTGCTACTTGGTGTTGCTTTGGAAGCTGCGGCTGGTGACGAGAAGTGGGGTCGGTGGGCGAGGTCACAGGTCATTGAGGAGCCAGAAGGCGACGGGGGTGATAGCAGGGGTAGTGTTGGTGTTTGTAGTGTGTTTCAGTCCCTATCACATCAACATCCTGCAGTATATGATCCGAAAGCTGAGATACACACCAGACTGTACCGAGCTACAGGCCTTTCAGGTAGTTATCTCCACACCAGACTGTACCGAGCTACAGGCCTTTCAGGTAGTTATCTCCACACCAGACTGTACCGAGCTACAGGCCTTTCAGGTAGTTATCTCCACACCAGACTGTACCGAGCTACAGGCCTTTCAGGTAGTTATCTCCACACCAGGCTGTACCGAGCTACAGGCCTTTCAGGTAGTTATCTCCACACCAGACTGTACCGAGCTACAGGCCTTTCAGGTAGTTATCTCCACACCAGACTGTACCGAGCTACAGGCCTTTCAGGTAGTTATCTCCACACCAGACTGTACCGAGCTACAGGCCTTTCAGGTAGTTATCTCCACACCAGACTATACCGAGCTACAGGCCTTTCAGGTAGTTATCTCCACACCAGGCTGTACCGAGCTACAGGCCTTTCAGGTAGTTATctccacaccagtggaggctggtgggagcagctataggaggatgggtttattgtaatggctggaatggaataaatggaacgagtcaaacgtggtttccatctTTTTGATGTGTTCCATGAATTCCATTCATTACAACGAGCCCTTCCTCCTACAGCGCCTttaccagcctccactgacacacaaacaTAGGCCTATCTGTTAAAATCATtggatttttgtgtgtgtgtgtgtgtgttgaccatgAGATTGTGTATTTAAGCGTGTGTGCAATGTCCATCTCCAATCCACGTGTGAGCGACTCCTCCACtaacccctctctcccatcccttcaGATGTCTCTACACTTCACAGTGTGTCTCATGAACCTCAACTGCTGCCTGGACCCCTTTGTCTACTTCTTTGCCTGTAAGGGTTACAAGAGGAGGGTGATGAAGATGTTGAGGGTTCAGGTCAGCGCCTCTTTCTCCAGCACGGTCCGAACCGGGGAGGACACCCCCTTCAAACGGGGAGGGACCCGGGACGGGAGGAGCAGGCTGGGTAGCCGCGCAGCTTGTCCTGTTGCTTTAGATGATGTTACCAATACCATTCCTGGGCCAGAGACTGAGACAGGAGccggagactgagacaggagccggagactgagacaggagagccggagactgagacaggagccATATCCAACCAACTACCCCAGAGACAGGAGCCACATCCAACTAACTACCCCAGAGACAGGAGCCACATCCAACTAACTACCCCTGAGACAGGAGCCATATCCAACTAACTACCCCAGAGACAGGAGCCACATCCAACTAACTACCCCAGAGACAGGAGCCATATCCAACTAACTACCCCTGAGACAGGAGCCATATCCAACTAACTACCCCAGAGACAGGAGCCACATCCAACTAACTACCCCTGAGACAGGAGCCATATCCAACTAACTACCCCTGAGACAGGAGCCATATCCAGCCAACTACCCCAGAGACAGGAGCCATATCCAACCAACTACCCCTGAGACAGGAGCCATATCCAACCAACTACCCCTGAGACAGGAGCCATATCCAACCAACTACCCCTGAGACAGGAGCCATATCCAACCAACTACCCCAGAGACAGGAGCCATATCCAACTAACTACCCCAGAGACAGGAGCCATATCCAACTAACTACCCCAGAGACAGGAGCCATATCCAACCAACTACCCCAGAGACAGGAGCCATATCCAAACAACTACCCCTGAGACAGGAGCCATATCCAACTAACTACCCCAGAGACAGGAGCCATATCCAACCAACTACCCCTGAGACAGGAGCCATATCCAACCAACTACCCCAGAGACAGGAGCCATATCCAACCAACTACCCCTGAGACAGGAGCcatatctaactaactacccctGAGACAGGAGCCATATCCGGCTGAGTAGCCCCAGAGcctgtcctggtcctggtccttgAGATGACCACCACTAGGCCATAGAGACACAGACCCACTAGTCTGTCCTGGTCCTGGAGATGACCACCACTAGGCCATAGAGACACAGAACCACTAGTCTAGACACATTTATTTGTCCTGGGTTATATTcacaccaaacggaagaaaaaggaactgaaacagagagagactacctgaacttgtgCAATAACAAATGCTTGTTTTAATTTGACATCCTTGCTCACTCTGCTATTTCAAAACTAATGTGAAAAAGATGGAAGGTCCCATAAACACAAGAAAACAGCCCTGCCTTTACAAGGTTCCATAACTAAAAGGGCCACCTACACAACAGGATGCCGTATGCAGAGATACAATCCTACCTTTACTGATTCATCTTCAACATTTCCGGCACATTGAACTTTGTACAGATATTTATGCTTTTCCTAATTAAATGCTTTCACTTCCAATACTTCCTTTTTAACTGCTGTTTGAAGTGGAATTAAAACCATTCTATTTCACAAGGTCTGGCCTAAACTTAATGTCTTTAGTTTCATACCTGGTAAACTTAACACAGACAACTCACTTCCCTAAAAGAGCGACACAACACTTCTCTCTATTAGGTAAAAGgtcaaggagtaccagtacttcCTAGTTGGCCTGCAGCTGGTTTGGAAGTAGCTGCAGCACATTGAGCCCCTCATTGATCTCACTGCTCTCTAGTGGTGTTAATACAACGTTACACCTtcagtgaacaagtgcacacttcaagGAAAGGAGCCCATAGGAGCAAGGGATTGATTTAGGGATTGAGCTCAGGTGTCAAGGACATGTGTGAAGCCAAGTTAGAGGTCCAGCTGTGAAGGACAGGTGTAAAGGTAGAGGTACTCACAGTCCGGCAGGCAGCTCAGCCACCTGGTAGTCAAACAGGTAGTGAAACGCTTCGGCCAGCAGGAAGTCCACCAGTGCAGTGAGCACCCACGTCCCAAACAGGAAGGACTACAGGAAGAACCAAGATGTTACAGTTAGGCCTACAGGAAGTGCCAGGATGTTACAGTTAGGACTACAGAAAGAACCAAGATGTTACAGTTAGGACTACAGGAAGAACCAAGATGTTGCAGTTAGGCTTACAGGAAGAGCCAATATGTTACAGTTAGGCCTACAGGAAGAGCCAAGATGTTGCAGTTAGGCCTACAGGAAGAACCAAGATGTTGCAGTTAGGACTACAAGAAGAACCAAGATGTTACAGTTAGGACTACAGGAAGAACCAAGATGTTACAGTTAGGACTACAGGAAGAACCAAGATGTTACAGTTAGGACTACAGGAAGAACCAAGATGTTGCAGTTAGGCCTACAGGAAGAACCAAGATGTTGCAGTTAGGCCTACAGGAAGTGCCAGGATGTTGCAGTTAGGCCTACAGGAAGTGCCAGGATGTTGCAGTTAGGCCTACAGGAAGTGCCAGGATGTTGCAGTTAGGCCTACAAGAAGAACCGGGATGTTACAATTAGGCCTACAGGAAGAACCGGGATGTTACAATTAGGCCTACAGGAAGAGCCAGGATGTTACAGTTAGGCCTACAGGAAGTGCCAGGATCTTACAGTTAGGCCTACAGGAAGAACCGGGATCTTACAGTTAGGCCTACAGGAAGAACCGGGATCTTACAGTTAGGCCTACAAGAAGAACCGGGATCTTACAGTTAGGCCTACAGGAAGAACCGGGATCTTACAGTTAGGCCTACAGGAAGAACCGGGATCTTACAGTTAGGTCTACAGGAAGAACCGGGATCTTACAGTTAGGCCTACAAGAAGAACCGGGATCTTACAGTTAGGCCTACAGGAAGAACCGGGATCTTACAGTTAGGCCTACAGGAAGAACCGGGATCTTACAGTTAAGACTACAGGAAGAACTGGGATCTTACAGTTAGGCCTACAAGAAGAACCGGGATCTTACAGTTAGGCCTACAGGAAGAACCGGGATCTTACAGTTAAGACTACAGGAAGAACCGGGATCTTACAGTTAGGCCTACAAGAAGAACCGGGATCTTACAGCTAGGCCTACAGGAAGAACCGGGATCTTACAGTTAGGCCTACAAGAAGAACCGGGATCTTACAGCTAGGCCTACAGGAAGAACCGGGATCTTACAGTTAGGCCTACAGGAAGAACCGGGATCTTACAGTTAAGACTACAGGACGTGCCAGGATGTTGCAGTTAAGACTACAGGAAGAACCTGGATGTTATAGTATGAAACAATGACATAACATAAAATCATATCATCATCACCACATCGTCATGATAATTTGATTAAACAACTGATCATCTGTGCAGCACGACTGCAATAAC is a genomic window containing:
- the LOC115184264 gene encoding G-protein coupled receptor 183 isoform X2; translation: MSWLEGVNSTLNLHSNTSSSLVCTNLYDHRPVARVIMSLHYSLVFMLGLLGNALALHVIRPNLAKINSTTLYSANLAASDVLFTLALPLRIAYYALGFHWPLGETLCRLTALLFYVNTYAGVNFMTCLAVDRFVAVVLPLRYTRFCRARTVRYVCVGVWVLVLVQTLPLLSVTMTRAEPDGTTTCMEYPNFENGAVEGLPYVLIGAVVMGYGVPVATILCCYLVLLWKLRLVTRSGVGGRGHRSLRSQKATGVIAGVVLVFVVCFSPYHINILQYMIRKLRYTPDCTELQAFQVVISTPDCTELQAFQVVISTPDCTELQAFQVVISTPDCTELQAFQVVISTPGCTELQAFQVVISTPDCTELQAFQVVISTPDCTELQAFQVVISTPDCTELQAFQVVISTPDYTELQAFQMSLHFTVCLMNLNCCLDPFVYFFACKGYKRRVMKMLRVQVSASFSSTVRTGEDTPFKRGGTRDGRSRLGSRAACPVALDDVTNTIPGPETETGAGD
- the LOC115184264 gene encoding G-protein coupled receptor 183 isoform X7 encodes the protein MSWLEGVNSTLNLHSNTSSSLVCTNLYDHRPVARVIMSLHYSLVFMLGLLGNALALHVIRPNLAKINSTTLYSANLAASDVLFTLALPLRIAYYALGFHWPLGETLCRLTALLFYVNTYAGVNFMTCLAVDRFVAVVLPLRYTRFCRARTVRYVCVGVWVLVLVQTLPLLSVTMTRAEPDGTTTCMEYPNFENGAVEGLPYVLIGAVVMGYGVPVATILCCYLVLLWKLRLVTRSGVGGRGHRSLRSQKATGVIAGVVLVFVVCFSPYHINILQYMIRKLRYTPDCTELQAFQMSLHFTVCLMNLNCCLDPFVYFFACKGYKRRVMKMLRVQVSASFSSTVRTGEDTPFKRGGTRDGRSRLGSRAACPVALDDVTNTIPGPETETGAGD
- the LOC115184264 gene encoding G-protein coupled receptor 183 isoform X1; protein product: MSWLEGVNSTLNLHSNTSSSLVCTNLYDHRPVARVIMSLHYSLVFMLGLLGNALALHVIRPNLAKINSTTLYSANLAASDVLFTLALPLRIAYYALGFHWPLGETLCRLTALLFYVNTYAGVNFMTCLAVDRFVAVVLPLRYTRFCRARTVRYVCVGVWVLVLVQTLPLLSVTMTRAEPDGTTTCMEYPNFENGAVEGLPYVLIGAVVMGYGVPVATILCCYLVLLWKLRLVTRSGVGGRGHRSLRSQKATGVIAGVVLVFVVCFSPYHINILQYMIRKLRYTPDCTELQAFQVVISTPDCTELQAFQVVISTPDCTELQAFQVVISTPDCTELQAFQVVISTPGCTELQAFQVVISTPDCTELQAFQVVISTPDCTELQAFQVVISTPDCTELQAFQVVISTPDYTELQAFQVVISTPGCTELQAFQMSLHFTVCLMNLNCCLDPFVYFFACKGYKRRVMKMLRVQVSASFSSTVRTGEDTPFKRGGTRDGRSRLGSRAACPVALDDVTNTIPGPETETGAGD
- the LOC115184264 gene encoding G-protein coupled receptor 183 isoform X6 — protein: MSWLEGVNSTLNLHSNTSSSLVCTNLYDHRPVARVIMSLHYSLVFMLGLLGNALALHVIRPNLAKINSTTLYSANLAASDVLFTLALPLRIAYYALGFHWPLGETLCRLTALLFYVNTYAGVNFMTCLAVDRFVAVVLPLRYTRFCRARTVRYVCVGVWVLVLVQTLPLLSVTMTRAEPDGTTTCMEYPNFENGAVEGLPYVLIGAVVMGYGVPVATILCCYLVLLWKLRLVTRSGVGGRGHRSLRSQKATGVIAGVVLVFVVCFSPYHINILQYMIRKLRYTPDCTELQAFQVVISTPDCTELQAFQVVISTPDCTELQAFQVVISTPDCTELQAFQVVISTPGCTELQAFQVVISTPDCTELQAFQVVISTPDCTELQAFQVVISTPDCTELQAFQVVISTPVEAGGSSYRRMGLL
- the LOC115184264 gene encoding G-protein coupled receptor 183 isoform X5, whose amino-acid sequence is MSWLEGVNSTLNLHSNTSSSLVCTNLYDHRPVARVIMSLHYSLVFMLGLLGNALALHVIRPNLAKINSTTLYSANLAASDVLFTLALPLRIAYYALGFHWPLGETLCRLTALLFYVNTYAGVNFMTCLAVDRFVAVVLPLRYTRFCRARTVRYVCVGVWVLVLVQTLPLLSVTMTRAEPDGTTTCMEYPNFENGAVEGLPYVLIGAVVMGYGVPVATILCCYLVLLWKLRLVTRSGVGGRGHRSLRSQKATGVIAGVVLVFVVCFSPYHINILQYMIRKLRYTPDCTELQAFQVVISTPDCTELQAFQVVISTPDCTELQAFQVVISTPDCTELQAFQVVISTPGCTELQAFQVVISTPDCTELQAFQVVISTPDCTELQAFQVVISTPDCTELQAFQVVISTPVEAGGSSYRRMGLL
- the LOC115184264 gene encoding G-protein coupled receptor 183 isoform X3, whose product is MSWLEGVNSTLNLHSNTSSSLVCTNLYDHRPVARVIMSLHYSLVFMLGLLGNALALHVIRPNLAKINSTTLYSANLAASDVLFTLALPLRIAYYALGFHWPLGETLCRLTALLFYVNTYAGVNFMTCLAVDRFVAVVLPLRYTRFCRARTVRYVCVGVWVLVLVQTLPLLSVTMTRAEPDGTTTCMEYPNFENGAVEGLPYVLIGAVVMGYGVPVATILCCYLVLLWKLRLVTRSGVGGRGHRSLRSQKATGVIAGVVLVFVVCFSPYHINILQYMIRKLRYTPDCTELQAFQVVISTPDCTELQAFQVVISTPDCTELQAFQVVISTPGCTELQAFQVVISTPDCTELQAFQVVISTPDCTELQAFQVVISTPDCTELQAFQVVISTPDYTELQAFQVVISTPGCTELQAFQMSLHFTVCLMNLNCCLDPFVYFFACKGYKRRVMKMLRVQVSASFSSTVRTGEDTPFKRGGTRDGRSRLGSRAACPVALDDVTNTIPGPETETGAGD
- the LOC115184264 gene encoding G-protein coupled receptor 183 isoform X4, translating into MSWLEGVNSTLNLHSNTSSSLVCTNLYDHRPVARVIMSLHYSLVFMLGLLGNALALHVIRPNLAKINSTTLYSANLAASDVLFTLALPLRIAYYALGFHWPLGETLCRLTALLFYVNTYAGVNFMTCLAVDRFVAVVLPLRYTRFCRARTVRYVCVGVWVLVLVQTLPLLSVTMTRAEPDGTTTCMEYPNFENGAVEGLPYVLIGAVVMGYGVPVATILCCYLVLLWKLRLVTRSGVGGRGHRSLRSQKATGVIAGVVLVFVVCFSPYHINILQYMIRKLRYTPDCTELQAFQVVISTPDCTELQAFQVVISTPDCTELQAFQVVISTPDCTELQAFQVVISTPGCTELQAFQVVISTPDCTELQAFQVVISTPDCTELQAFQVVISTPDCTELQAFQMSLHFTVCLMNLNCCLDPFVYFFACKGYKRRVMKMLRVQVSASFSSTVRTGEDTPFKRGGTRDGRSRLGSRAACPVALDDVTNTIPGPETETGAGD